One genomic region from Xiphophorus couchianus chromosome 21, X_couchianus-1.0, whole genome shotgun sequence encodes:
- the LOC114136472 gene encoding uncharacterized protein LOC114136472: MPSTLIVKPKPAEAPRRSRAARPTAQPRDKRGPAAAAGARGPKPRARSSSAAPKPAGAKPRTEPERRRASSSVRQPDAREGAGCPGLREQRGPGPDGRPAIQSHKAFTVIPPNPKKRREIQKKAEAELAALEELRLSRAMAYVSINPSSVGGCMSLEEVRLKQQQEMMQAKRKQNQVRKQLMEETRVLTR; encoded by the exons ATGCCTTCAACGCTGATAGTGAAGCCCAAACCGGCGGAGGCGCCGAGGAGAAGCCGAGCGGCGCGGCCGACA GCGCAGCCGCGGGACAAGAGGGGCCCGGCGGCAGCGGCGGGGGCCCGGGGGCCCAAACCGAGGGCCAGGTCCTCATCCGCTGCCCCCAAACCAGCAGGAGCCAAACCCAGAACCGAGCCGGAGCGCCGCAGGGCCAGCAGCTCCGTGAGGCAGCCGGACGCCCGGGAAGGAGCCGGGTGTCCGGGTCTGAGGGAGCAGCGGGGCCCCGGGCCCGACGGGAGGCCCGCGATCCAGAG TCACAAGGCGTTCACCGTCATCCCCCCAAACCCAAAGAAACGGAGAGAAATCCAGAAAA aGGCGGAGGCGGAGCTAGccgctctggaggagctgcgcctGAGCAGAGCCATGGCCTACGTCTCCATCAACCCCAGCAGCGTCG GCGGCTGCATGAGTCTGGAGGAAGTGaggctgaagcagcagcaggaaatgATGCAAGCCAAGAGGAAACAGAACCAG GtgaggaagcagctgatggaggAAACGCGGGTCCTGACCAGGTGA